The Hymenobacter sp. DG01 sequence CATCAAAAACACCCTGGCTCACCTTTCGGAGCTGGCTTTGGGTGGCACGGCCGTGGGCACCGGCATCAACACGCCTCCCGGCTACTCCGAAAACGTAGCCAAGCACATTGCCGACCTCACCGGCCTACCCTTCATTACGGCTGAAAACAAGTTTGAGGCCCTGGCTGCCCACGACGCCATCGTGGAAGCCCACGGCGCTCTGAAGACGGTTGCTGCCTCCTTGATGAAGATTGCCAACGACATCCGTTTGCTGGCTTCGGGCCCGCGCGCTGGCATCGGTGAGCTGCACATTCCCGATAACGAGCCCGGCTCCAGCATCATGCCCGGCAAAGTAAACCCCACCCAGTCGGAAGCCATGACCATGGTAGCGGCGCAAGTGATGGGTAACGACGTAGCTATCAACATCGGCGGCATGAACGGCCACTTCGAGCTGAACGTGTTCAAGCCCCTGATGATCTACAACTTCCTGCACTCGGCCCGCCTTATTGGCGACGTGTGCGTGTCGTTCAACGACAAGTGCGCCGTGGGCATCGAGCCCCTGGAAGCCAACATCAAGAAGCACGTCGATTCGTCGTTGATGCTGGTAACGGCTCTGAACCCCCACATCGGCTACTACAAAGCCGCCGAAATTGCCCAGACGGCCCACAAAAACGGCTCAACCCTGAAGGAAACTGCCCTGCAGCTCGGCTACCTCACCGAGGAGCAGTTCAACGAGTGGCTCAAGCCCGAGGACATGGTAGGCGAGATTAAAAAGTAAGAAGTAAAGTTAGGGTTAGGCTCTGGGCCATAACCCAAGCGCAGTCCTTTACGAACAACGGGCAGCCGGCTACCATGCGGGCTGCCCGTTTTCATGCCTGCCTATCCGCAATTTGTAGCGCCCTTTCGTGCCTTCCTGGACAAGATTCCGGAAGGTGGCCGCGTGGCGGTCTTCTGCCATTTCGATGCCGATGGGCTGGCTGCCGGTGCCCTGTTCGGGCGCGGTCTGAACCGCATCAACCCCAGCTGGCAGGTGGAGGTAGTGCCTTCAGGCAAGGGCGAAAACGCCTTCCTGACCCCCGGTGCCCACGAGCGGCTGCTGGCCCTGAAGCCAGATGCCCTGATTGTGACAGACCTGGGTGTGCATGCCCATGGCACTCTGGAAGCCCACGGCATATCTGTGCTCTACGTGGACCACCACATTCCGGAAGGAGAGCCCCCGGCCGGCAGCACCGTGCTGACGGGTTACGGCCTGGAGCCGGTGCCCTGCTCGGCCTGGCTGGCCTACGAGCTGCTAGCTGCCGAAGCGGACATGACTGATCTGCAGTGGGTAGCGGCCATTGGTATTCTGTCGGACCTCGGTGACCAGGCAGCCTGGCCTCCGCTGGCCGCCGTGAAAAAGCAGCACACCGCCAAGTGGCTCAAGGAAGCCGTGGCCATGTGCAATGCTGCCCGCCGGGCCGGGGAGTTCGACCTCGACCGGCCCCTGCGCTACCTCCTCCACGACGACAACCCCCGCGGCCTGGCCCAGGATGCGGTGCTGGCTGGCTACCGGGCCGAAGTAGCTGCCGCTTTGGCTGCGGCCCGCAAGCTACCTCCCAAGTTTCCGCCCAAAGGCCCCGATGCCGCGCCCGTGGCTATTGTCACCATCAACTCCCCCTGCCAGATTCACCCGCTTATTGCCCAGCAGTGGATTACGCGCCTCTCCGATAGGGTAGTGCTGTGCGCCAATCTGGGTTACCTGCCCGAGGGCATGGTTGCCATTTCCGGGCGGGCCGCGGGCAGCCTGCACATCCCGGATATGCTGCGGGCGGCCTTCGCCCGGGTAGGTGCTACCCCGCCAGCCAACTTCGCCCACGGTCACCCCCAGGCCAGCGGCGGCCACCTCTCCCTGGCCGACTACGCCCTGCTCCTGCGGGGCCTGGGCTTCGAGGCATAGCCCCCGGTACTACGCCGGCGGCATCCGCCCAGCTGCCGCCCCGCCCGCCTACCCCCTCAACCGGCCCAAACCCGGTCGGGCACCCGTCAGCCGTGCGGGTCGTGCCAGTGAGGCCGTATGAATCTGCGAAATCATGTAAATCAGCGTGAATCTGTGCTTTATCTTTGGCGCCTCTTCCCCTCGCCCGCCTGCTTATGGATTTCGCCCGCTGCATCACCTTAGAGAATAGCCGCGTCCGCCTGCGCCCTCTGGAGCTCACCGACTTCGATGACCTGAAGGAGGTAGCCTTCGATCCGGCCATCTGGCAGTACACCACCACCCCCATGCCCCAGAACAGCGTGGAGCTAGCCGCCTGGCTTACCCAGAGCGTGCGCGACCGGGAAGCGGGTCGGCGCTACCCCTTTGCTATAGTGGATCGGCAGAGTGGGCGCGTGGTAGGCAGCACCAGCTACGGCAACATTGCCCTGGATGAGTGCCGTCTGGAAATTGGCTGGACCTGGCTGGGCCGGCCCTACCAGCGCACTGGCCTCAACCGGGCCGCCAAGCACCTGCTGCTGAAGTACGCCTTCGGAGAATTGGGCTGCGAGCGGGTAGAGTTGAAAACCGACGCCCGCAACTGGCAGAGCCGCGAGGCCATGCGCCGCATGGGCGCCACCGAGGAAGGCATTCTGCGCAGCCACATGAAAACCCAAGGCGGCCTGCGCCGCGACTCCGTGTATTTCAGCATCCTGAAGCCTGAGTGGGACCAGCTGCGCCACACCGTGTTCCAGCAATTCGACGCCCGTGGCTGAGCCTCAGGTTCCTACCCCCCGCCGGACTCCAAACCTGCTGCGCCGCCGGGCTGCTAGTTTCGGCTACGCGTTTCGGGGCGTGTGGGCTGCCCTGCGCACCGAGGTGCACCTGTGGTTTCATGCCGCCGCTACGGTGGTAGTGGTGGGACTAGGGTTATACTGCGGGTTGGCGCGCTGGGAGTGGGTAGCGGTGGCCCTGGCCGTGGGCGCCGTGTGGTGCGCCGAGCTGGTGAATACGGCTATTGAAGCCGTCGTGAACCTGGTGTCGCCGGAGTATCACCCGCTGGCGGGCCGGGCCAAGGACGTAGCGGCGGGGGCGGTGCTGGTGATGGCCCTGGCGGCCCTGGCCGTAGGACTGCTGATTTTCGGGCCGCGCTTGTGGGTTTTGTTTGGCGGGTAGGGGCGGAGGCAGCCGAACTACTGACGACGGGCTGCGTAACCAAGCTTTGTGTGCATATTTGCCGCCCCTTCAGCCCTTCGGCGCGGGGAGAGTTTCAACCCTGCTCGCTTATGCGTTCTTCCCTGCTTCTCGTCCCGACCCTGGCAATGCTGCTGCACCTGGCGGCCTGCCAACGCAACGTGGCCGTTACTACCCCCACCGATGCGCCCCAGACCGGCATGGCTGGCAGCGTATCGACCCCGGCGCCTACCTCGGCTAATACCATTGAGCCTACCCCCCGGCCCGATGCCGTGTTCGATGCCGCCCGGCGCCCCAAGTGGCTGGCCGACCGCATTCAGCAGCACCTCAACAACGAGAAGCAGAACCCGCCCATTCATATTTACAGCTACCAGTACAATGGGGCCACGGTGTACTACGAAAGCAGCCCTTGCTGCGACCAGTTCACCAACCTCTATGCCGCTGATGGTAAGCTGCTCTGCCACCCCGATGGCGGCCTGACTGGTCGCGGCGACGGTAACTGCCCGGACTTCACCAAAACCCGAACCGACGAGAAGCTGGTTTGGCAAGACCCTCGCTAAAAGGAAAGCGGTAATGAAGTGACAGGGCATCAGACTTCATTACCCCCTCACTTTATTACCCCATTACCTTCTTTCTTACCCATGATTAACACCATTGAAAAGCTGGGGGCCTACACCGTGTGGGCCAACGAAACGCTCCTCCACCACCTCGATGGGCTGGTGACCCAGGGCGCTGCCATTCCGGCCGGAGCCCTGCGCCTGTTCAGCCACGTACTCAATGCCCAGGCCATCTGGCTGGGCCGCATGACCAACACGCCCAGCCCCGTGAAGGTGTGGCAGGAGCACGATCTGGCTACCCTGCACCATTGGCACGAGCAGACCTCGGAGCGCTTTCATCAGTATGGCATTCAGGCCGATGACACGGAGATGCAGCGCCTGATTACCTATACCAACTCCATCGGGGAGGGCTACACCAGCCAGATTTCCGACATTCTGACCCATGTGCCCGTGCACGGCAACTACCACCGCGCCCAGGTAGCCAAAGAACTGCGCGCCGCCGGCCTGGAGCCCATCAACACCGACTTTATCACCTACTGCCGCGAGCTGTCGGTTAAGGCCGAGGCCGCCGACGTGCCCAGCCTGTAACTTCAGGCAGCGCTGCTGGTTAAACCCTTCCGGATGGTGGCATGTCACCATCCGGAAGGGTTTTCCGTTGATATACCCATACCCTCAGACCACTTACCAGCCCTGTTTCTCTTTGTTTTATGACAACTTCCGCCCCCCAGCCTGCCGTGCTCAGCCAGGAACGCCTGAACGGCGCCTACTCCTACGCCGCCTACCGCCGCCTCATTGATGAGCTGCTGGCCCAGGGCAAAACCACCGGCCCCAACCAGTCGGAGATGCTCACCAACTATACCCGCCTGAATGTGCAGCGCATGGAGCGCCTCGATAAAAAGGCGGAGTTGCTGCCTGAGCTGCAGGAGGCGTTGAGCAAGCTGCAGCAGCAGTACGTGTGGGTTATTATCACGGAAGGCTGGTGCGGCGACGCGGCCCAGATTGTGCCCGTACTCGAGAAGGTAGCCCAGGCCAGCCACGGCCACCTGACTACCCACTACCTGCTGCGCGACGAAAATCCGGACCTGATGGACCGGTACCTGACCAACGGCGGCCGCTCCATTCCGAAACTCGTGGTGCTGTACGCCGACACCCTCACGGAAGTAACCCAGTGGGGGCCGCGCCCCGCACCCGCGCAGGATTTGTTTCTGGAAATGAAAGCAGCCGGCGCCACTCACGAGGAGTTTGCCGAGCGGCTGCACGGCTGGTACGCCCAGGATAAAACCCGCCACACCCAGCAGGAGCTGCTGCACCTGCTGACCGGCCTGGTTTAGTCCGGTCCCGGTTCAATTCATTATCCGCTCAGCGCCCATTGGCTTTACCTCTTGGTAAAATAAAATGGGCGCTGAGCGGATTTTTTGTTGAATTAAGTATTATTTGAAAAGTTCAATAAGTGATAAAATACTGACTATATATTGAAGGGTGCTTGTCCCATGGAAGGAAAAGCCAAGTATTTGCTGATTCATATCGGGATATAATTCTAAA is a genomic window containing:
- a CDS encoding DHH family phosphoesterase, whose translation is MPAYPQFVAPFRAFLDKIPEGGRVAVFCHFDADGLAAGALFGRGLNRINPSWQVEVVPSGKGENAFLTPGAHERLLALKPDALIVTDLGVHAHGTLEAHGISVLYVDHHIPEGEPPAGSTVLTGYGLEPVPCSAWLAYELLAAEADMTDLQWVAAIGILSDLGDQAAWPPLAAVKKQHTAKWLKEAVAMCNAARRAGEFDLDRPLRYLLHDDNPRGLAQDAVLAGYRAEVAAALAAARKLPPKFPPKGPDAAPVAIVTINSPCQIHPLIAQQWITRLSDRVVLCANLGYLPEGMVAISGRAAGSLHIPDMLRAAFARVGATPPANFAHGHPQASGGHLSLADYALLLRGLGFEA
- a CDS encoding DinB family protein; protein product: MINTIEKLGAYTVWANETLLHHLDGLVTQGAAIPAGALRLFSHVLNAQAIWLGRMTNTPSPVKVWQEHDLATLHHWHEQTSERFHQYGIQADDTEMQRLITYTNSIGEGYTSQISDILTHVPVHGNYHRAQVAKELRAAGLEPINTDFITYCRELSVKAEAADVPSL
- a CDS encoding thioredoxin family protein, encoding MTTSAPQPAVLSQERLNGAYSYAAYRRLIDELLAQGKTTGPNQSEMLTNYTRLNVQRMERLDKKAELLPELQEALSKLQQQYVWVIITEGWCGDAAQIVPVLEKVAQASHGHLTTHYLLRDENPDLMDRYLTNGGRSIPKLVVLYADTLTEVTQWGPRPAPAQDLFLEMKAAGATHEEFAERLHGWYAQDKTRHTQQELLHLLTGLV
- a CDS encoding GNAT family N-acetyltransferase: MAPLPLARLLMDFARCITLENSRVRLRPLELTDFDDLKEVAFDPAIWQYTTTPMPQNSVELAAWLTQSVRDREAGRRYPFAIVDRQSGRVVGSTSYGNIALDECRLEIGWTWLGRPYQRTGLNRAAKHLLLKYAFGELGCERVELKTDARNWQSREAMRRMGATEEGILRSHMKTQGGLRRDSVYFSILKPEWDQLRHTVFQQFDARG
- a CDS encoding diacylglycerol kinase family protein, with translation MAEPQVPTPRRTPNLLRRRAASFGYAFRGVWAALRTEVHLWFHAAATVVVVGLGLYCGLARWEWVAVALAVGAVWCAELVNTAIEAVVNLVSPEYHPLAGRAKDVAAGAVLVMALAALAVGLLIFGPRLWVLFGG
- the fumC gene encoding class II fumarate hydratase, whose translation is MTQFRTEKDTMGTVQVPADAYYGAQTQRSIDNFQIAQDINKMPKEIIRAFAYLKKAAALTNRDAGILSNEKAELIGRVCDEILEGKLDAEFPLVVWQTGSGTQSNMNVNEVVAYRGHVLNGGQLSDEKKFLAPNDDVNKSQSSNDTFPTAMHIAAYKILVEKTIPGIEKLRDTLKAKSEQFMHIVKIGRTHLMDATPLTVGQEFSGYVSQLDHGLRAIKNTLAHLSELALGGTAVGTGINTPPGYSENVAKHIADLTGLPFITAENKFEALAAHDAIVEAHGALKTVAASLMKIANDIRLLASGPRAGIGELHIPDNEPGSSIMPGKVNPTQSEAMTMVAAQVMGNDVAINIGGMNGHFELNVFKPLMIYNFLHSARLIGDVCVSFNDKCAVGIEPLEANIKKHVDSSLMLVTALNPHIGYYKAAEIAQTAHKNGSTLKETALQLGYLTEEQFNEWLKPEDMVGEIKK